CACAGTTTTACAGAAGCAAATTGACAGGGTCGGTCGTCCCAGATCGAGATCATCCACGCTTTTACAGCTCCACGCACGAACGCACCACAAACTGACTCGACTACTGGCCGACCGATCGACCCAGGGATGGATGGATTCATTCAAAGCAAACTAAAACGACTCATGGCGATGGCAAGGAAGGAGACGATGACGAGACGCGATCGATCATCACACGGATGGACGGCGAGCTCGCATGCAAGCTTGGTTGCTTAGTAGTCGGTGGTGGGGAGCTGCTCGTGGGTGCGGGAGATGAAGAGCAGCTCGTAGATGACGCCGGCGAGGCCGCCGCCGATGAGGGGGCCGACCCAGTACACCCACTGGTACCCCCACTCCCAGCTGACGAGGGCGGGGCCGAAGGAGACGGCGGGGTTCATGGACGCGCCGGAGAAGGCGCCGCCGACCAGGATGTTGGCGCCCACGATGAAGCCGATGGCGATGGGCGCGATGGTGCCCAGGCTGCCCTTCTTGGGGTCCACGGCCGTGGCGTACACCGTGTACACCAGCCCGAAGGTCATCACGATCTCCAGCACCACCgcctcccacgcgccgatgccgGTCAGCCCGAAGGTGCCGGTGGGGAGCCCGCCGGTGGAGAAGCGGAGGAGGAAGCAGGCGGCGGTGGAGCCCAGGAGCTGGGCGACCCAGTAGAGCAGGCCGCGGAAGAGGGTGATGTTGCCGCCCACGAAGGCGCCGAAGGTCACGGCCGGGTTCACGTGCCCGCCGGAGA
This genomic window from Aegilops tauschii subsp. strangulata cultivar AL8/78 chromosome 4, Aet v6.0, whole genome shotgun sequence contains:
- the LOC109764170 gene encoding aquaporin TIP1-1; protein product: MPVSRIAVGSHREVYEVGALKAALAEFISTLIFVFAGQGSGMAFSKLSPDGAATPAGLISAAIAHAFALFVAVSVGANISGGHVNPAVTFGAFVGGNITLFRGLLYWVAQLLGSTAACFLLRFSTGGLPTGTFGLTGIGAWEAVVLEIVMTFGLVYTVYATAVDPKKGSLGTIAPIAIGFIVGANILVGGAFSGASMNPAVSFGPALVSWEWGYQWVYWVGPLIGGGLAGVIYELLFISRTHEQLPTTDY